One genomic segment of Pseudomonadota bacterium includes these proteins:
- a CDS encoding FecR domain-containing protein codes for MTTVPGFRAVSFVLVCALACWAMPQLAAAQAASSEAEFVYRFRPRDTLIGVSRRLLQQPQRWPQLQSRNHIADPHNIPPDTPVRIPYSWLRLSADTARVLTVSGTVTRDGTPVLAGEVLASGSVLHTGDDGSATLEFADGSLATLQKSSVLRLEQLQRVEGVSDGHAARLKLESGRVETSIKPKRDVGRFEIVTPVAVSAVRGTQFRTGFNAVSGDATTETLEGTVQVAAQNEVTVPAGFGTRVEKGGLALSPEPLLPAPDLSNISEAHSQATLRVQLPPVPGATSYRLQLSADAQFHAISVDALSTEPDFTVAALGDGGYWLRARAIDRHGIEGADAVRQITQHVLPESPALLAPGPDARIVNPATHEWRAVGNAAGYRVQVARDATFTDLVADRRVLDTNQLLVEQMTPGAYFWRVASDSVQGETGEWSAAQSYVQRPAPPTVDPPTLQRRAVALRWAGGAGDSWCLQVARDAAFEHIVIDQSRTVPELTIPKLAPGTYYARVQAIDSAGNADPFGAARPFDVAMPRWMKLLLSSTILVPFLL; via the coding sequence ATGACGACCGTGCCCGGTTTTCGCGCCGTGTCATTCGTGCTGGTCTGTGCCCTGGCGTGCTGGGCCATGCCGCAACTCGCCGCCGCCCAGGCGGCATCCAGCGAAGCGGAGTTCGTGTATCGGTTCCGACCGCGCGATACCTTGATCGGCGTCAGCCGCCGCCTGTTGCAGCAGCCACAGCGCTGGCCGCAGCTCCAATCGCGCAATCACATCGCCGACCCGCACAACATTCCGCCGGACACACCGGTACGGATTCCGTACTCGTGGCTGAGACTCAGCGCCGATACCGCGCGCGTGCTGACCGTGTCGGGAACCGTCACGCGCGACGGTACGCCGGTGTTGGCGGGGGAAGTGCTCGCGTCCGGCAGCGTGCTGCACACGGGCGACGACGGATCGGCAACCCTTGAATTCGCCGACGGATCGCTGGCGACGCTGCAGAAATCCAGCGTGCTGCGCCTGGAGCAGTTGCAGCGCGTCGAGGGCGTCAGCGACGGACATGCCGCCCGGCTGAAACTCGAATCGGGTCGTGTCGAGACTTCAATCAAGCCCAAGCGCGATGTCGGGCGCTTCGAAATCGTCACGCCGGTGGCTGTCTCCGCGGTTCGCGGCACGCAGTTTCGCACCGGCTTCAATGCCGTGAGTGGCGATGCAACTACCGAAACACTCGAAGGCACCGTCCAGGTCGCCGCGCAAAACGAGGTGACAGTGCCGGCGGGTTTCGGCACGCGAGTCGAAAAGGGCGGATTGGCGCTGTCCCCCGAGCCGCTGCTGCCGGCGCCGGACCTGTCTAACATCTCCGAGGCGCATTCGCAGGCCACACTGCGTGTGCAGCTGCCGCCGGTGCCGGGCGCGACGTCATATCGTCTGCAGCTTTCCGCCGACGCGCAGTTCCATGCGATCTCCGTGGATGCGCTGTCGACGGAGCCGGACTTCACCGTCGCCGCACTGGGCGATGGCGGCTACTGGCTGCGCGCGCGTGCGATCGACCGGCATGGCATCGAAGGCGCGGATGCCGTCAGGCAGATCACACAACATGTCTTGCCCGAGTCGCCCGCATTGCTCGCGCCCGGACCCGATGCGCGCATCGTCAACCCGGCGACGCATGAGTGGCGCGCCGTCGGCAACGCCGCCGGCTATCGCGTGCAGGTGGCGCGTGATGCCACGTTCACCGACCTGGTCGCGGATCGCCGCGTGCTCGATACGAACCAGCTGCTGGTCGAGCAGATGACGCCGGGCGCGTATTTCTGGCGCGTGGCAAGCGACAGCGTGCAAGGTGAAACGGGTGAGTGGAGCGCGGCGCAGTCATATGTGCAGCGCCCCGCGCCGCCCACGGTGGATCCGCCGACCCTGCAGCGGCGTGCGGTTGCGCTGCGCTGGGCAGGAGGCGCGGGTGACTCCTGGTGCCTGCAGGTGGCGCGCGACGCGGCATTCGAACACATCGTGATCGATCAGAGTCGCACTGTGCCGGAGCTGACCATACCCAAACTCGCGCCGGGTACTTACTACGCGCGCGTGCAGGCGATCGATTCCGCCGGCAACGCGGATCCTTTCGGCGCGGCACGCCCATTCGATGTCGCGATGCCGCGGTGGATGAAACTGCTGCTGTCGTCCACGATCCTGGTTCCATTCCTCTTATGA
- a CDS encoding CHASE2 domain-containing protein: MKAASWARPVLVQWAWLLGALLAGTTLVAIYDVFWRADLAIYDAALPTGPAPGDVVIVAADDASIAALGRWPWPREWHAQLLDRLRAAGARAVAFDVVFTEPDTQSPQGDAALAESMRRGPPTVLPLLVEMPRPASPLRELLPIPILADAAAAVGHAHLELDRDGVGRSVFLREGLGAPHRSHLMLALLEHAPGLQPPVLRGLRHPDLAGAPAVWVRDYRMYIPFLGPPGHFTQLSYVDVLRGRVPSDALRDKLVLVGVTAQGVGDAYPTPRSGHGVAMPGVEVAANALQAIRSGTYIRPLPLPVAVLFALIPIIIVALGFLRFTPRQSLLLTVLVWLATLGASLLVLRVAGWWWPPTAALAALLVIYPLWSWRRLEATQAYLEEELARLTVEPFPFLVPAPRLAESPRFADVVERRIHVVRQAVQRSRDVRRLFSDTINGLPDATLLADASGRIVIANPAAAQLFRVAEHGVLEGSAVDSQLFQRVGDVNLRFARLAQSAPETVEAVLQDDGRNVLVRTVPFFDGTRTRVGTIIGITDITELRAAQREREDVLRFLSHDMKTPASSLLGLAQLQRDPKRALPPAELSQRLDLLAQRLLTLVDGFVALARAESADPRVFEEFDLRDAVQDAYDEIWAAARARAVPIEMGSAMSGILIHGDRSLVARAIGNLLSNALKFSPEGSSIRVDCEARGGGGLVRVADCGPGIAPEARALLFHRFARRLHDGDSDPGGAGLGLAFVRVVAEKHGGRAWMESGGSGGAIFCLALAPAPREAPAS; this comes from the coding sequence ATGAAAGCGGCGAGCTGGGCGCGGCCCGTCCTGGTTCAATGGGCGTGGTTGCTAGGCGCCTTGCTGGCCGGCACGACGCTCGTGGCTATCTACGACGTGTTCTGGCGCGCGGATCTCGCCATCTACGATGCGGCCTTGCCCACGGGTCCCGCGCCAGGCGATGTGGTGATCGTAGCCGCCGATGACGCCAGCATCGCGGCGCTGGGTCGCTGGCCCTGGCCGCGCGAGTGGCACGCGCAGTTGCTCGATCGTCTACGCGCGGCGGGCGCGCGCGCCGTCGCTTTCGACGTCGTGTTCACCGAGCCGGACACGCAATCGCCACAGGGCGATGCGGCTCTGGCCGAATCGATGCGGCGGGGTCCACCTACCGTGTTGCCGCTGCTGGTGGAGATGCCGCGGCCGGCGAGTCCGCTGCGCGAATTGCTGCCGATTCCGATACTGGCCGATGCAGCCGCAGCCGTGGGTCACGCGCACCTGGAGCTCGATCGCGACGGCGTCGGACGCAGCGTGTTCCTGCGCGAAGGTCTGGGCGCTCCGCATCGTTCGCATCTGATGCTGGCGTTGCTCGAGCACGCACCGGGGCTGCAACCGCCGGTGTTGCGGGGCCTGCGCCATCCGGATCTCGCCGGGGCGCCGGCGGTGTGGGTGCGCGACTATCGCATGTACATTCCTTTTCTCGGTCCACCGGGGCACTTCACACAGCTGTCGTATGTCGACGTGTTGCGCGGCCGCGTTCCGTCGGACGCGCTGCGCGACAAACTAGTGCTGGTCGGAGTTACTGCGCAGGGAGTAGGTGACGCTTACCCCACGCCACGCTCCGGACACGGTGTCGCCATGCCCGGTGTCGAAGTGGCGGCCAACGCGCTGCAGGCCATACGCAGCGGTACGTACATACGGCCGCTGCCGTTGCCGGTGGCCGTGCTGTTCGCATTGATCCCCATCATCATCGTGGCGCTGGGTTTTCTGCGCTTCACGCCCCGCCAGTCGCTGCTGTTGACGGTGCTGGTGTGGCTCGCGACTCTCGGCGCGAGCTTGCTGGTGCTGCGCGTGGCGGGCTGGTGGTGGCCGCCGACGGCCGCGCTGGCCGCGCTGCTCGTCATCTATCCACTGTGGAGCTGGCGGCGGCTCGAGGCCACGCAGGCGTACCTGGAGGAGGAGCTGGCGCGCCTCACCGTCGAGCCGTTCCCGTTTCTCGTGCCGGCGCCGCGGCTGGCCGAATCGCCGCGTTTCGCGGACGTGGTCGAACGCCGCATCCACGTCGTGCGGCAGGCGGTGCAGCGCTCGCGCGATGTCCGGCGCCTGTTCTCCGACACGATCAACGGTTTGCCGGATGCCACGCTGCTCGCCGATGCCAGCGGCAGAATCGTCATCGCGAACCCGGCGGCTGCGCAACTTTTCAGGGTTGCCGAACACGGTGTACTCGAGGGCAGCGCCGTGGACTCGCAGCTCTTCCAGCGTGTCGGCGATGTGAACCTGCGGTTCGCACGGCTCGCGCAGAGCGCACCCGAAACCGTCGAAGCCGTGCTGCAGGATGACGGGCGCAATGTGCTGGTGCGCACCGTGCCGTTCTTCGACGGCACGCGCACTCGCGTCGGCACCATCATCGGCATCACCGACATCACCGAGCTGCGTGCCGCGCAGCGCGAACGCGAAGACGTGCTGCGTTTCCTGTCGCATGACATGAAGACGCCAGCTTCATCGCTGCTCGGACTTGCGCAGTTGCAGCGTGATCCGAAACGCGCGCTGCCGCCGGCGGAGTTGTCGCAGCGCCTCGACCTGTTGGCGCAACGCCTGCTCACGCTGGTGGACGGGTTCGTCGCGCTGGCGCGCGCGGAATCCGCCGACCCGCGAGTCTTCGAGGAATTCGACCTGCGCGACGCGGTCCAGGACGCCTACGACGAAATCTGGGCCGCGGCGCGGGCGCGCGCGGTGCCGATCGAGATGGGCTCGGCCATGTCGGGCATCCTGATCCACGGCGACCGTTCACTGGTGGCGCGCGCAATCGGCAATCTGCTGAGCAATGCGCTCAAGTTCTCGCCCGAGGGATCCAGCATCCGCGTGGATTGCGAGGCGCGAGGGGGCGGTGGACTGGTGCGCGTCGCGGACTGCGGCCCGGGTATCGCGCCCGAAGCGCGGGCGCTGCTGTTCCACAGATTTGCGCGCCGCCTGCACGATGGCGACTCCGATCCCGGCGGCGCGGGACTGGGTCTGGCATTCGTGCGAGTGGTCGCGGAGAAACACGGCGGGCGGGCATGGATGGAAAGCGGCGGCTCGGGCGGCGCGATTTTCTGCCTGGCGCTGGCACCCGCGCCGCGGGAAGCTCCGGCTAGTTAG
- a CDS encoding DUF481 domain-containing protein: protein MLTCAAAWSAPPGATDLWTGKGQAGLLLSQGNAAAKSANAALELARASGAWKHAFNAAALYGQSGEVTSAQRWSAGWQSDYLLTERTFAFGALRYARDKFSGFQYQATASAGVGYKFIDNEAVKLTGQVGAGYRKLRPELLVKDASGAVITRTPLDTVDEAVMTAGLDYSHALTSTTSLSNRLLAEYGSSNTLLSDTFALEVKMTDTLALSLGVSIQDNSNPPAGVKRRDTVETVNLVYAF from the coding sequence ATGCTCACATGCGCCGCCGCCTGGAGTGCGCCGCCCGGCGCCACGGACCTCTGGACCGGCAAGGGTCAGGCCGGCCTGCTGCTTTCGCAGGGGAACGCCGCGGCGAAATCCGCCAATGCCGCGCTCGAGCTGGCGCGCGCCAGCGGCGCCTGGAAACACGCTTTCAACGCGGCCGCGCTTTACGGCCAGAGCGGCGAGGTCACCTCGGCGCAGCGCTGGAGCGCGGGCTGGCAGAGTGACTATCTACTGACCGAGAGGACGTTTGCGTTCGGCGCGCTGCGTTACGCGCGCGACAAGTTCAGCGGCTTTCAGTACCAGGCGACGGCGTCGGCCGGCGTCGGTTACAAGTTCATCGACAACGAAGCGGTGAAGCTCACCGGGCAGGTGGGCGCCGGTTATCGCAAGCTGCGGCCGGAGCTGCTGGTCAAGGACGCCAGCGGCGCGGTGATCACGCGCACTCCGCTCGACACGGTGGATGAGGCAGTGATGACCGCGGGCCTCGACTATTCGCACGCACTCACGAGCACGACCAGTCTCTCGAACCGGTTGCTGGCCGAGTACGGCTCGAGCAACACGCTGCTCAGCGACACGTTTGCACTCGAGGTCAAGATGACCGACACGCTCGCGTTGAGCCTGGGCGTGAGCATCCAGGACAACAGCAATCCGCCCGCGGGCGTGAAACGGCGCGACACCGTCGAGACGGTCAATCTCGTCTACGCATTCTGA
- the mscL gene encoding large-conductance mechanosensitive channel protein MscL — protein sequence MSFVSEFKEFAMKGNVVDMAVGVIIGAAFGKIVSSLVGDLLMPAIGLVVGGVNFSDLAVHLGDDPTGKAVLFKYGAFAQTVFDFLIVALVIFMALKGINRLKKPAAAPAPAAAPRQEILLEEIRNLLAKN from the coding sequence ATGAGTTTCGTATCCGAGTTCAAGGAATTCGCGATGAAGGGCAACGTCGTCGACATGGCGGTGGGCGTCATCATCGGCGCGGCCTTCGGCAAGATCGTCTCCTCGCTGGTGGGGGACTTGTTGATGCCGGCCATCGGCCTCGTGGTCGGCGGCGTCAACTTCAGCGACCTCGCCGTGCACCTGGGCGATGACCCCACCGGCAAGGCGGTGCTGTTCAAGTACGGCGCGTTCGCGCAGACCGTGTTTGATTTCCTGATCGTCGCGCTGGTGATCTTCATGGCGCTCAAAGGCATCAACAGGCTCAAGAAGCCCGCTGCCGCGCCGGCGCCAGCCGCTGCGCCACGCCAGGAAATCCTGCTCGAAGAAATTCGCAATCTGCTCGCAAAGAATTAA
- a CDS encoding OmpA family protein, which yields MKKLIALGSLALLAGPAFSQDADSRWYIAPKLGYTFADSDRNVDDAFASGLSFGKHLNDAWALELNVLRGGHDGDGAPDLDLSAFSADVLRSFNGAGRVSPYLTAGVGALRNDPDLGAKRDDFMVQAGAGLLFRAWENADGSSAFNIRPEVKLRWDDAGGAGKLRDVIAAVAFEFAFGAPTVRAATPEPVAPPQVASAPVPAPVVAAPQPVDSDGDGVFDEQDRCPVTPRGTAVDEFGCPRKGTITLVGVNFENNSAKLVSQSLAMLDAVAADLVKYPRLKVEVQGHTDSVGSDAYNLKLSQGRADSVRDYLVARGVAVAQLAARGYGESRPVADNTTAEGRAQNRRVAMDVLDNPGDVQVNKAEEAR from the coding sequence ATGAAAAAATTGATCGCATTGGGAAGTCTGGCACTGCTCGCCGGTCCGGCATTTTCACAGGACGCCGACAGTCGCTGGTATATCGCGCCGAAGCTGGGATACACCTTCGCCGACAGCGACCGCAACGTCGACGACGCGTTCGCTTCCGGACTGTCTTTCGGCAAGCATCTGAATGACGCGTGGGCGCTGGAGCTGAACGTGCTGCGCGGCGGTCACGACGGCGATGGAGCACCTGATCTCGATTTGTCCGCGTTTTCCGCCGACGTGCTGCGCAGCTTCAACGGCGCCGGCCGTGTGTCGCCCTATCTCACCGCGGGAGTCGGCGCGCTGCGCAACGATCCAGACCTCGGCGCCAAGCGCGACGATTTCATGGTGCAGGCGGGCGCCGGACTCCTGTTTCGCGCCTGGGAGAACGCCGACGGTTCGAGCGCCTTCAACATTCGCCCCGAGGTGAAGCTGCGCTGGGACGATGCTGGTGGCGCCGGCAAACTGCGCGACGTCATTGCCGCCGTGGCGTTCGAATTCGCCTTCGGCGCACCGACTGTGCGCGCGGCAACCCCAGAGCCGGTGGCCCCTCCCCAGGTTGCCTCCGCACCTGTACCGGCTCCGGTGGTTGCTGCGCCGCAGCCCGTCGACAGTGATGGCGACGGTGTATTCGATGAGCAGGATCGATGCCCTGTAACGCCTCGCGGCACGGCGGTGGACGAGTTCGGTTGTCCGCGCAAGGGCACCATCACGCTGGTGGGTGTGAATTTCGAGAACAACTCCGCCAAGCTCGTGAGCCAGTCGCTGGCCATGCTCGACGCGGTGGCGGCCGATCTTGTGAAGTATCCGCGCCTGAAAGTGGAGGTGCAGGGCCACACCGACAGCGTCGGTTCCGATGCCTACAACCTCAAGCTCTCGCAGGGCCGGGCCGATTCGGTACGCGACTATCTAGTCGCACGAGGCGTCGCGGTCGCGCAACTCGCGGCGCGGGGCTACGGCGAATCGCGTCCGGTCGCAGACAACACCACCGCCGAAGGCCGGGCGCAGAATCGCCGCGTCGCGATGGACGTACTCGACAATCCGGGCGACGTGCAGGTCAACAAGGCCGAAGAAGCCAGATAG
- a CDS encoding TonB family protein: MKAKHWYQVLVLFVVCLVSPLSRADLYTANQALAKKDYERAFQLYRDLAELGQPYAQQMVAAFYVEGLGVKRDNVLGYAWASIARDNGVNNENTQNIISQLEPHLNDKARIRIDEVRAQFATPALRKRILPNIFAGVNYIDREPCKLSKGPTKATYPNWALRDGIQGEAYVEFTVMPDGRARNPRVVYAVPGDVFDEAARETILVSEFSPARIKGVPVDCTIGTMVRFVIQNAENDAYTELEHYVKGLKTKADAGDPSAQLIYGLAISGLPQLKKTRSDGMPWILKAAQSGLPTAQFMVGYSTLQGWGCECDEPKGLVWLHKAAASDQSDAQVVLANYLLRGDPGPEEIGKAQTWLERAAASGNHDGKFYLAGLLAAGADPGKRDPERALKVLKEVMHDVDVDPTAFEIRAAANAMLGKFPEAQKDQNKALKMAQKLGWETASQQARLASYVASKPWTGDLFAF, from the coding sequence ATGAAGGCAAAACACTGGTACCAAGTCCTGGTTTTGTTCGTCGTCTGCCTCGTGAGCCCGTTATCGCGTGCGGATCTTTACACCGCCAATCAGGCGCTCGCGAAGAAAGACTATGAGCGGGCATTCCAGCTCTATCGAGATCTCGCGGAACTCGGGCAGCCCTATGCGCAACAGATGGTGGCCGCGTTCTATGTCGAAGGCCTCGGCGTCAAACGCGACAACGTGCTCGGGTACGCCTGGGCGAGCATCGCGCGCGACAATGGCGTGAACAACGAAAATACGCAGAACATCATCTCGCAGCTCGAACCGCACCTGAACGACAAGGCGCGCATCCGCATCGACGAGGTCCGGGCGCAGTTCGCCACGCCCGCATTGCGAAAACGGATCCTGCCCAACATCTTCGCCGGCGTGAACTACATCGATCGTGAGCCCTGCAAGCTGTCGAAGGGTCCGACGAAGGCGACGTACCCGAATTGGGCGCTGCGAGACGGCATCCAGGGAGAGGCGTACGTCGAATTTACGGTGATGCCCGATGGCCGCGCGCGTAATCCGCGCGTGGTGTATGCGGTGCCGGGTGACGTGTTCGACGAAGCGGCGCGCGAAACGATCCTGGTTTCGGAATTCAGCCCGGCGCGCATCAAGGGAGTGCCGGTCGATTGCACGATCGGAACGATGGTCCGATTCGTAATCCAGAACGCCGAGAACGATGCGTACACGGAACTCGAACATTACGTAAAAGGCCTCAAAACGAAGGCCGATGCGGGCGATCCTTCGGCGCAGCTGATCTATGGGCTGGCGATCTCGGGGCTGCCCCAGCTCAAGAAGACGCGCAGCGATGGCATGCCGTGGATCCTGAAGGCGGCGCAGTCCGGCTTGCCCACGGCGCAGTTCATGGTGGGTTACAGCACGCTGCAGGGATGGGGGTGCGAATGTGATGAGCCGAAGGGGCTCGTCTGGTTGCACAAGGCCGCGGCGTCGGACCAGTCGGATGCGCAAGTGGTGCTCGCGAACTATCTACTGCGAGGCGATCCTGGCCCGGAGGAGATCGGCAAGGCGCAGACGTGGCTCGAACGCGCCGCCGCGTCTGGCAATCACGATGGCAAGTTCTATCTCGCGGGGCTGCTCGCGGCGGGCGCCGATCCCGGCAAACGCGATCCGGAACGCGCGTTGAAAGTGCTGAAAGAAGTGATGCACGACGTCGACGTGGATCCGACGGCATTCGAAATCCGGGCCGCTGCGAATGCGATGCTCGGAAAATTCCCGGAAGCGCAGAAGGATCAGAACAAGGCTTTGAAAATGGCGCAGAAGCTGGGCTGGGAAACGGCCTCGCAACAGGCGCGTCTTGCGAGCTACGTTGCGTCGAAGCCGTGGACCGGCGACCTGTTCGCGTTCTAA
- a CDS encoding DUF418 domain-containing protein, which translates to MSDPAPVSAAERVEALDVLRGVALFGVFLMNFEGFAGANLMATESQLLALPSAGFDFALGSVFDWLVRDKANTVFAFLFGLGFYLQMTRLEARGADAQSLYRRRLTVLLIIGVLHLVFFWNWDILHLYALAGFFLLAFRRMSDRALVVVGLLLAIFGRTAVKTMLEFSAGSGGTDWYSDAMVLERQTLSSAGDYWSLVRHFKDEMIGDYLLSGMLVGWLAYALGRFFIGAWVGRRGFVEHSVRFLPLWRRVRSVALPAGLVLEGVAVLLADVDRGTDFAHRELLAWATHLVAVPVLAAGYVAAIVTGLHGRASRVLGWFAPVGRMALTNYLTQSLVFGFVLFGVGPGLGLAGRIGATAIAGIVVVFFSAQVIVSRWWLGRYAYGPAEWVWRAFTYGERPSMRSGS; encoded by the coding sequence ATGAGCGATCCCGCACCGGTCAGCGCCGCGGAGCGCGTCGAAGCACTCGACGTGCTGCGCGGTGTCGCGTTGTTCGGTGTATTCCTGATGAACTTCGAGGGTTTCGCGGGCGCGAACCTCATGGCCACCGAGTCGCAGTTGCTGGCACTGCCAAGCGCGGGATTCGATTTCGCACTCGGTTCCGTCTTCGACTGGCTGGTCAGGGACAAGGCGAACACGGTGTTCGCATTCCTGTTCGGCCTCGGGTTCTACCTGCAGATGACGCGCCTCGAGGCGCGCGGCGCCGATGCGCAGAGTTTGTATCGCCGTCGGCTGACGGTGCTCTTGATCATCGGCGTGCTGCACCTGGTCTTCTTCTGGAACTGGGACATCCTGCATCTGTACGCGCTCGCAGGTTTCTTCCTGCTCGCGTTTCGCCGCATGAGCGATCGCGCGCTGGTGGTCGTGGGGCTGCTGCTGGCCATTTTCGGACGCACGGCCGTGAAGACGATGCTCGAGTTCTCCGCGGGGTCTGGCGGCACCGATTGGTATTCCGACGCGATGGTGCTCGAGCGGCAGACTTTGTCGAGCGCGGGGGACTACTGGAGTCTCGTGCGTCACTTCAAGGACGAGATGATCGGCGACTACTTGCTGTCGGGGATGCTGGTCGGTTGGCTCGCCTACGCGCTCGGGCGTTTTTTCATCGGCGCATGGGTGGGCCGCCGTGGGTTCGTCGAGCATTCGGTGCGCTTCCTGCCGCTGTGGCGCCGTGTGCGCAGTGTCGCGCTGCCGGCGGGGCTGGTGCTGGAAGGCGTCGCGGTTCTGCTGGCGGACGTCGATCGCGGCACGGATTTCGCGCATCGCGAACTACTCGCCTGGGCAACTCACCTGGTGGCCGTGCCCGTGCTCGCGGCCGGATACGTGGCCGCGATCGTTACCGGCCTGCACGGCCGCGCGTCGCGCGTGCTCGGCTGGTTCGCGCCGGTGGGCCGCATGGCACTGACCAATTACCTGACGCAAAGCCTGGTGTTCGGGTTCGTGCTGTTCGGCGTGGGCCCCGGGTTGGGGCTGGCGGGAAGAATCGGCGCTACGGCGATCGCGGGTATCGTCGTCGTGTTTTTCAGCGCGCAGGTGATCGTCAGCCGCTGGTGGTTAGGGCGTTATGCGTACGGTCCGGCGGAATGGGTGTGGCGGGCATTTACGTATGGTGAACGCCCGTCGATGCGCTCCGGAAGCTGA
- the ispB gene encoding octaprenyl diphosphate synthase — translation MPLEEIRGLVRADLAAVDTMIRARLKSAVPLVDQVAEHIIGGGGKRLRPLLCVLAGRACGIDTEKHVEAAAFIEFVHTATLLHDDVVDGSQKRRGRATANNIFGNQASVLVGDFVYSRAFQMMATVGSQRVMEIMADATNVIAEGEVLQLMNAHDPETTEQRYLEVIYRKTGRLFEAGAEVAAVLAGVSVAQQAALARYGKHLGTAYQLIDDVLDYKSDPATRGKNLGDDLSEGKPTLPLLHALRHGNDEQRALIRLAIEQGGLAQLGPIVDAIESTGGLDYAVGFAQRETSQALEALKALPETPYSHALAALARFAQERTS, via the coding sequence ATGCCTCTCGAAGAGATTCGCGGGCTGGTCCGCGCGGATCTCGCGGCCGTAGATACCATGATTCGCGCGCGTTTGAAGAGCGCCGTGCCGCTGGTGGACCAGGTTGCGGAACACATCATCGGCGGCGGCGGCAAACGTCTGCGCCCCCTGCTGTGCGTGCTCGCGGGCCGCGCCTGCGGCATCGATACGGAAAAACACGTCGAAGCCGCGGCTTTCATCGAGTTCGTACACACGGCCACGCTGTTACACGACGACGTGGTAGATGGATCGCAGAAACGCCGCGGCCGCGCCACGGCTAACAACATCTTCGGCAACCAGGCGAGTGTGCTGGTCGGCGATTTCGTCTACTCGCGCGCATTCCAGATGATGGCCACCGTCGGCTCGCAACGCGTCATGGAGATCATGGCCGACGCGACCAACGTGATCGCCGAGGGCGAAGTGCTGCAGCTCATGAACGCGCACGACCCCGAGACCACCGAGCAGCGTTATCTCGAGGTGATCTACCGCAAGACCGGCCGGCTGTTCGAGGCGGGCGCGGAAGTCGCGGCGGTTCTCGCTGGCGTTTCGGTTGCGCAGCAGGCGGCCCTGGCGCGTTACGGCAAACATCTCGGCACCGCGTACCAGCTGATCGACGACGTGCTCGATTACAAATCCGACCCGGCGACGCGCGGCAAGAATCTCGGCGACGATCTTTCCGAGGGCAAACCGACGTTGCCGCTGTTACACGCGCTGCGCCACGGCAATGATGAACAACGCGCGCTGATCCGTCTGGCAATCGAACAGGGTGGGCTCGCTCAACTCGGCCCGATCGTCGATGCCATCGAGAGCACTGGCGGGCTCGACTACGCCGTCGGCTTCGCGCAACGCGAAACGAGCCAGGCACTCGAGGCGCTCAAAGCCCTGCCCGAGACGCCGTACTCACACGCACTCGCGGCACTGGCCCGCTTCGCGCAGGAACGCACGAGCTGA
- the rplU gene encoding 50S ribosomal protein L21, producing MYAVIATGGKQYRVENGTVLQVEKLDAEPGATVEFGEVLLVGNGDDIKIGAPMLKGGKVTATVEKHGKGEKKVIVKFRRRKHYLRQGTHRQFYTQVKITGISA from the coding sequence ATGTACGCGGTCATCGCCACGGGCGGCAAACAGTATCGGGTCGAAAACGGCACCGTCCTCCAGGTCGAAAAGCTCGACGCTGAGCCGGGAGCAACGGTCGAATTCGGCGAAGTCCTTCTCGTTGGCAATGGCGACGACATCAAGATCGGCGCGCCGATGCTCAAGGGCGGCAAGGTCACGGCCACGGTCGAGAAACACGGCAAGGGCGAGAAGAAAGTCATCGTCAAATTCCGCCGCCGCAAGCATTACCTGCGCCAGGGCACGCATCGCCAGTTCTACACGCAGGTCAAGATCACCGGCATCAGCGCCTGA
- the rpmA gene encoding 50S ribosomal protein L27, producing MAHKKAGGSTRNGRDSHSKRLGVKKFGGENVLAGNILVRQRGTQMRAGANVGIGTDHTLFALKAGTVKFSKKGAEQHTFVNIDAE from the coding sequence ATGGCACATAAAAAGGCAGGCGGCAGTACTCGTAACGGCCGCGATTCGCACAGCAAACGCCTCGGCGTGAAGAAGTTCGGCGGCGAAAACGTTCTCGCCGGCAACATCCTGGTCCGCCAGCGCGGCACCCAGATGCGCGCGGGCGCCAACGTCGGCATCGGCACGGACCACACGTTGTTCGCGCTCAAGGCGGGCACCGTCAAGTTCAGCAAGAAGGGCGCCGAGCAGCACACCTTCGTGAACATCGACGCCGAGTAA